A single genomic interval of Labrus bergylta chromosome 18, fLabBer1.1, whole genome shotgun sequence harbors:
- the LOC109977742 gene encoding ankyrin repeat domain-containing protein 66-like isoform X2, with translation MTELHQAAAAGDFDEVKEILRQNKCDPNQRDIDWSFKTPLHWAAAKGHTETVRILIEHGARPCLRTEHGWMAAHFAAESGRLAVLRLLHSLHAPVDKEDFCGDKPVRIAEIYGHRDCVGFLKKSETECQAYRKMAAQKGISVDDTDEEWAEPGKENEDNRISQRNTHM, from the exons ATGACTGAGTTGCAccaggcagcagcagcgggGGATTTCGATGAAGTTAAGGAGATTCTGAGGCAAAATAAATGCGATCCAAATCAGAGAGACATCGACTGGAGCTTTAAGACACCTCTTCACTGGGCAGCAGCCAAAG GACATACAGAAACGGTTAGGATCCTCATTGAGCATGGAGCAAGGCCTTGTCTGAGGACAGagcatggatggatggctgcACACTTTGCTGCAGAGTCGGGCCGGCTGGCTGTACTGCGGCTGCTTCACTCGCTCCATGCTCCTGTAGACAAGGAGGACTTCTGCGGTGACAAACCAGTGCGCATAGCTGAAATATACGGACACAGAGACTGCGTTGGATTCCTTAAAAA ATCAGAAACCGAGTGTCAGGCCTACCGCAAGATGGCAGCCCAGAAGGGGATTTCAGTGGATGACACAGATGAGGAGTGGGCAGAGCCGGGCAAAGAAAATGAGGACAACAGGATCTCTCAAAGAAACACTCACATGTAG